A part of Bacillus rossius redtenbacheri isolate Brsri chromosome 1, Brsri_v3, whole genome shotgun sequence genomic DNA contains:
- the LOC134536032 gene encoding putative nuclease HARBI1, whose product MDDPRLFDEEYLDFIQRVENRENHHPRRYLRDGQNPCEFFSDIEFVKRFRFSKQIVMDTIVPLVAADNNDRRGLPLPPVLKVVIALRFYGSNSFQNVCGDLCHVNQATVSRIVKVVSAQLAEHLLEYVYFPGRQQLQEYHRQFYVNGGFPGVTGCIDCTHIGIRSPGGQFAELYRNRKGYMSLNVQVVSGPNLEILDIVTRWPGSTHDSRIFSNSRVMTRFENRVLPGVLLGDNGYPQLHFLFTPILVPNTVEETRYNVAHKRTRNTVERLFGVWKRRFSCLGHKLRSSLHTTSRVIAACAVLHNIAVARGEPLPPPPADEEHFMPAVPVANAAPRNNRGVEVRADFIQRNFF is encoded by the exons ATGGATGACCCGAGATTGTTTGACGAAGAATATTTAGATTTTATTCAACGGGTCGAAAATAGAGAAAACCATCATCCCCGACGGTATTTACGTGATGGTCAAAATCCTTGCGAATTCTTCTCCGACATCGAATTCGTCAAACGTTTTCGATTTTCTAAACAGATTGTGATGGACACTATTGTGCCTCTTGTTGCTGCCGACAACAATGATAGGAGAGGATTGCCATTGCCACCAGTTCTTAAAGTTGTAATAGCCTTGCGATTTTATGGCAGCAATAGTTTTCAG AATGTATGTGGTGACCTATGCCATGTCAATCAAGCAACAGTGTCAAGGATTGTAAAG GTTGTTTCTGCACAATTGGCCGAGCACCTTTTGGAGTATGTTTATTTTCCTGGACGGCAGCAACTTCAAGAATACCATAGGCAGTTCTATGTAAATGGTGGCTTTCCTGGTGTAACTGGGTGCATAGACTGCACTCACATTGGCATTAGAAGCCCTGGTGGCCAGTTTGCAGAACTCTACCGTAATAGGAAGGGTTACATGTCTCTCAATGTTCAG gttGTCTCAGGTCCTAACCTTGAGATTCTTGATATTGTGACAAGGTGGCCTGGCAGTACACATGACTCAAGGATTTTCAGCAACAGCCGGGTGATGACTCGTTTTGAAAATAGAGTTCTGCCAGGAGTACTGCTGGGAGACAATGGCTATCCTCAACTGCATTTTCTTTTTACTCCAATACTGGTGCCAAATACAGTTGAGGAAACTCGCTACAATGTAGCCCACAAGCGGACCCGGAATACAGTAGAAAGACTGTTTGGAGTATGGAAGCGGAGGTTCTCATGCTTGGGACACAAGCTACGCTCAAGTCTCCATACTACCAGCAGGGTCATCGCTGCATGTGCTGTTTTGCATAATATAGCTGTTGCACGTGGTGAGCCACTGCCACCTCCTCCAGCTGACGAGGAGCACTTCATGCCTGCTGTTCCTGTTGC